A portion of the Paenibacillus hamazuiensis genome contains these proteins:
- a CDS encoding stalk domain-containing protein has protein sequence MNHVSSIAFRRVTSLVLAGGLAISGTTPVVEAAAPGLGTIIPSGQPAPVLLPESNAEGPVIRVLFNGQELQFDEVQPVLKDGSTLVPFRKLFETLGFSVSWKDDARQAVGTKDGLNIQLTINSTTAAVNDKSVPLEVPAQMIEGHTMVPLRFVAENSGYQVSFEQANHTATIRIEQGVAGSAQPPKQPQAQEAAEPYVVKGYVRDAAGNPLSGVSVYADNTLLYDSSILGVTDDNGYYRLELPAIATTWRMTGEFSMEVGGKTYDFDLIADGDRPFAGNTGAIRNFTWKNDLGYIYVYPDHFSFEDGLPQFNLTDLELTLEPVGPMIGGSAGQKIVKRCGPMEVAGEGIDKIPLGRYKATARWLPSGSKPIPMLIKIEGEGKFAESVEFDFSKRRGILSHDYMMELQVQHP, from the coding sequence ATGAACCATGTAAGCTCTATCGCATTTCGTCGGGTTACAAGCTTGGTATTGGCGGGCGGCCTCGCCATTTCCGGAACAACGCCGGTTGTGGAAGCCGCCGCTCCGGGGTTAGGTACGATCATCCCTTCAGGCCAGCCGGCCCCCGTCTTATTGCCGGAATCCAACGCGGAAGGTCCCGTTATTCGCGTCCTGTTCAACGGTCAAGAGCTGCAATTTGATGAGGTCCAGCCTGTTTTAAAAGACGGCTCCACGCTGGTACCTTTCCGGAAGCTGTTTGAAACGCTCGGCTTCTCGGTAAGCTGGAAAGACGACGCTCGGCAGGCGGTTGGTACCAAGGATGGTCTGAACATCCAATTGACGATTAACAGCACTACCGCAGCCGTAAATGATAAGAGTGTGCCATTGGAAGTTCCCGCTCAAATGATTGAAGGACATACGATGGTCCCGCTGCGCTTTGTGGCGGAGAACAGCGGGTATCAGGTATCGTTTGAGCAGGCAAACCATACGGCAACGATCCGGATTGAACAAGGCGTTGCAGGATCGGCTCAGCCTCCGAAGCAGCCTCAGGCCCAAGAAGCGGCAGAGCCTTACGTCGTCAAAGGATATGTGCGTGACGCAGCGGGCAATCCGCTATCCGGCGTTTCGGTCTATGCCGACAATACCTTACTTTACGACAGCAGCATTTTGGGGGTCACGGACGATAACGGATACTACCGGCTGGAGCTGCCGGCCATAGCCACGACTTGGAGGATGACCGGCGAATTCTCGATGGAAGTTGGCGGCAAAACCTATGATTTCGATTTGATCGCTGACGGGGACCGGCCGTTTGCGGGAAATACAGGGGCGATTCGAAATTTTACATGGAAAAACGATCTCGGGTACATTTACGTCTACCCCGATCACTTTTCCTTCGAAGACGGCCTGCCGCAGTTCAATCTGACCGATTTGGAATTGACGTTGGAGCCTGTTGGCCCGATGATTGGCGGCAGTGCCGGTCAAAAGATCGTAAAACGCTGCGGACCGATGGAGGTTGCAGGGGAAGGGATAGACAAAATCCCGCTCGGCCGTTATAAGGCTACTGCAAGATGGCTGCCGAGCGGCAGCAAGCCTATCCCTATGCTGATCAAAATCGAAGGCGAGGGGAAATTTGCGGAGTCGGTTGAATTTGATTTCAGCAAACGCAGAGGAATCCTTAGCCATGACTATATGATGGAGCTTCAGGTTCAGCACCCATAG